A section of the Nilaparvata lugens isolate BPH unplaced genomic scaffold, ASM1435652v1 scaffold6348, whole genome shotgun sequence genome encodes:
- the LOC120356273 gene encoding sugar transporter SWEET1-like, with amino-acid sequence GDAIRQKSTKEIPFPIVFFGSITTALWFVYGRIIGKPIIQIQTGMAFIVFSGQLMLFFIYPAVDVKKKE; translated from the exons gGTGACGCCATCAGACAGAAAAGTACAAAGGAAATACCATTTCCAATTGTTTTCTTTGGTTCCATTACAACTGCGTTATGGTTTGTCTACGGCCGGATCATTGGAAAACCTATAATACAG ATTCAGACAGGCATGGCATTTATTGTATTCAGTGGTCAACTAATGTTATTCTTCATATATCCTGCTGTCGACGTCAAAAAGAAAGAATAA